A region of Diadema setosum chromosome 15, eeDiaSeto1, whole genome shotgun sequence DNA encodes the following proteins:
- the LOC140238750 gene encoding uncharacterized protein, whose translation MNLTLSNLLLLVVVLLIGVQTATALSITDGSQAGSTWAMEEEEQPAEYRSVLKLLKYEILIKLMNDLCDELDMCPPSQVPIRQPPVVRRGENTEMRRAPHLFWRTGVLHQMGSKSNLKSGN comes from the exons ATGAATCTGACACTAAGCAATCTTCTCCTTTTGGTAGTTGTTCTTCTCATAGGTGTCCAGACTGCTACTGCTCTCAGTATTACGGATGGATCACAAG CTGGTTCGACATGGGCaatggaagaagaagaacagcCGGCCGAATACAGAAGCGTACTCAAATTGCTGAAatacgaaattttgataaaactgatGAATGATTTGTGCGACGAGCTCGACATGTGTCCGCCCAGCCAGGTCCCCATCCGACAGCCGCCGGTCGTGAGGCGAGGCGAAAATACAGAAATGAGGAGAG CGCCTCATCTATTCTGGAGGACAGGAGTGCTGCACCAGATGGGATCCAAATCCAACTTGAAGTCTGGCAATTGA